From a single Bacillus pseudomycoides DSM 12442 genomic region:
- the pssA gene encoding CDP-diacylglycerol--serine O-phosphatidyltransferase, with translation MFNQIVKAVPNLFTIGNLLCGVFSITMNMSDYLEAASIFIFFSAVLDLLDGRIARKLKVNSEFGVELDSLADIVSFGVAPALLFHSIATPSILTSLAFILFPTMGALRLAKFSVKPTIGYFKGLPIPAAGLPLAGMGLFSYSNAWITLILALLMVSPIRFKKL, from the coding sequence TTGTTCAATCAGATAGTAAAAGCTGTACCCAATTTATTTACGATCGGAAATTTATTGTGCGGTGTTTTTTCAATTACCATGAATATGAGTGACTATTTGGAAGCAGCCTCCATTTTCATTTTCTTTTCAGCTGTTTTAGATCTTCTTGATGGAAGGATTGCGAGAAAATTAAAAGTGAACAGTGAGTTTGGTGTAGAGTTGGATTCCTTAGCTGATATTGTTAGTTTCGGAGTTGCTCCTGCACTTTTATTTCATTCGATAGCAACACCATCTATTTTAACTTCTTTGGCATTTATCCTTTTCCCAACGATGGGTGCTTTAAGATTAGCAAAATTTAGTGTTAAACCAACCATTGGATATTTTAAGGGATTACCTATTCCAGCTGCAGGATTACCATTGGCTGGTATGGGATTGTTTTCATATAGCAATGCATGGATTACATTAATCCTCGCTCTCTTAATGGTAAGTCCAATTAGGTTTAAAAAACTTTAA
- a CDS encoding iron-sulfur cluster biosynthesis family protein, whose translation MNIRVTDGAKAVLHKLNANNKNIIRIRGTMTNSCSIFVDVDLIFDEYNPNEIAYEDEQLIIQTDDFTKDYIGNTLKLDYKMTGFSITTPSETLVYGLSIKK comes from the coding sequence ATGAACATTCGCGTAACTGATGGGGCAAAAGCCGTATTACATAAATTAAACGCAAATAACAAAAACATCATACGTATTAGAGGTACAATGACAAATTCTTGTAGTATATTTGTTGATGTTGATTTAATTTTCGATGAGTATAATCCAAATGAAATCGCTTATGAAGATGAGCAACTTATTATTCAAACGGATGATTTTACAAAAGACTATATAGGAAATACATTAAAGCTTGATTATAAAATGACAGGTTTTAGTATTACGACTCCTAGCGAAACACTTGTATATGGATTATCAATTAAAAAATGA
- a CDS encoding DUF1657 domain-containing protein — translation MTVSTKLKQTIAGLKSAQACLEGFVLDTDNQEAKQLYKGAAQQTQEIIESLNPRLQQIEQEEPQYK, via the coding sequence ATGACAGTAAGCACTAAACTTAAACAAACTATCGCTGGATTAAAGAGTGCTCAAGCATGCCTAGAAGGATTTGTTCTTGATACTGATAACCAGGAAGCAAAACAATTATATAAAGGTGCAGCACAACAAACTCAAGAAATTATTGAATCTTTAAATCCTCGTCTTCAGCAAATTGAACAAGAAGAGCCTCAGTACAAGTAA
- a CDS encoding MarR family winged helix-turn-helix transcriptional regulator has translation MTNSCSKEAIILYKLHFLNKEVSSKFEGCTGMSQSRLELILQLYEVDEISQKALQKEVNIDNAAITRHLKQLEANGMITRRKNPDDNRITLVSLTKDGRNKIHAFQEEKERFAASALKGLSEEERDNLLNMLNRIEANIQEI, from the coding sequence TTGACAAATTCATGTTCAAAGGAAGCGATTATTTTATATAAATTACACTTTCTTAATAAAGAAGTGAGTTCAAAGTTTGAAGGTTGTACAGGTATGAGTCAATCTAGGCTTGAGCTTATACTTCAGTTATATGAAGTAGATGAAATTAGTCAAAAAGCACTTCAAAAAGAAGTGAATATTGATAATGCTGCGATTACAAGGCATTTAAAACAGCTTGAAGCAAATGGGATGATTACACGACGTAAAAATCCAGATGATAACAGGATTACTTTAGTCTCTCTTACGAAAGATGGACGAAATAAAATTCATGCCTTTCAAGAAGAGAAAGAGCGTTTTGCAGCTTCAGCGCTAAAAGGTTTAAGTGAAGAAGAGCGAGATAACCTTTTAAATATGTTAAATCGCATTGAAGCAAATATTCAGGAAATCTAA
- the tet gene encoding tetracycline resistance ribosomal protection protein — MKTINIGIVAHVDAGKTSLTERILYETNVIQEIGQVDKGSTQTDSMELEKQRGITIKASVVSFFINDLKVNVIDTPGHADFIAEVERSFRVLDGAVLVISAVEGIQAQTKILMRTLQKLRIPTILFVNKIDRSGAQTTKVIQQIREMLTNQVLPLYKVKNEGTKDACMIQNEVHADVYDEYIELLATHDESLLESYVNGEVLTTATLRNELWDQIQHATVYPIFFGSAMTGIGITELLEGISVMIPKNNCDNDINTPLSGIIFKIERELTGEKIAYVRIFSGCLHVRKYVDINRKQSDLKTLSHKEKIKKLHIFHNGSAIQSPTVGTGEFCKVWGLSDIRIGDVIGEWSDKMKDIHFAEPQMEAAIEARPKGENHNLYQALVELSEEDPLIKVVKDDIHNEIYIRLFGEVQKEVIETTLQEKYNLNVSFSDTRIVCIEKPIGIGNALEIMGEKNNPFYATIGFHMKPSAPGSGITYNLEVELGSLPLAFHKAIEDTVFQTLKQGLYGWEVTDIAVTLTHTGYASPVTTAGDFRKLTPLVLMDALKQAGTNVYEPINEFELTVPTNSISTAMYKLSAIHATFKDPVLHNNSFYLTGTLPMAKTENFKRGLHSFTEGEGVFIARSCGYSKIESNFPSRKRVDYNPLNRKDYLLHVLRAY, encoded by the coding sequence ATGAAAACAATAAATATAGGGATTGTAGCGCATGTAGACGCTGGAAAGACGAGTTTGACTGAGCGTATTCTTTATGAAACTAATGTGATTCAGGAAATCGGTCAAGTAGATAAAGGAAGCACACAAACAGATTCGATGGAGTTAGAAAAGCAACGTGGTATTACAATTAAAGCATCTGTCGTTTCATTTTTTATAAATGATCTGAAGGTAAATGTAATTGACACACCCGGCCATGCGGATTTTATTGCCGAAGTGGAGCGATCTTTTCGTGTTCTAGATGGAGCCGTTTTAGTTATATCTGCAGTTGAGGGCATTCAGGCACAAACCAAAATTTTAATGAGAACTCTGCAGAAACTGCGCATTCCGACCATACTATTCGTCAATAAAATTGATCGGAGTGGTGCCCAAACTACTAAAGTGATACAACAAATACGGGAAATGCTTACCAATCAAGTACTTCCATTATATAAAGTGAAAAATGAAGGGACAAAAGATGCATGTATGATTCAAAATGAAGTACATGCTGATGTATATGATGAATATATTGAACTTCTAGCAACACATGATGAATCGTTACTTGAATCCTATGTAAATGGCGAAGTATTAACTACAGCCACTTTAAGAAATGAATTATGGGATCAAATTCAGCATGCAACTGTATATCCAATCTTTTTCGGTTCGGCAATGACTGGAATAGGAATCACTGAATTACTCGAAGGTATCTCAGTAATGATTCCCAAAAATAATTGTGACAATGATATAAATACACCTTTATCTGGGATTATTTTTAAAATCGAAAGAGAACTTACCGGGGAAAAAATTGCTTACGTACGAATATTCTCAGGCTGTTTACACGTAAGAAAATATGTTGATATTAATCGAAAACAAAGTGACTTAAAGACCCTTTCACACAAAGAAAAAATCAAAAAGCTTCATATATTTCATAATGGAAGTGCTATTCAATCCCCTACTGTTGGAACGGGAGAGTTTTGTAAAGTATGGGGGCTTAGCGACATTAGAATCGGTGACGTGATCGGTGAATGGTCAGATAAAATGAAAGATATTCACTTTGCAGAACCTCAAATGGAAGCTGCAATTGAAGCACGGCCAAAAGGGGAAAATCACAACCTATATCAAGCACTCGTAGAACTCTCAGAAGAAGATCCACTTATAAAAGTAGTGAAAGATGATATTCACAATGAAATCTATATTCGGCTTTTTGGTGAAGTTCAAAAAGAAGTGATTGAAACAACTTTACAGGAAAAATATAATTTAAATGTTTCTTTCTCAGACACAAGAATTGTATGTATAGAAAAACCAATTGGAATCGGAAATGCACTAGAAATAATGGGTGAAAAGAATAACCCTTTCTATGCAACAATTGGTTTTCACATGAAGCCTAGTGCACCAGGTTCTGGTATCACTTATAACTTAGAAGTCGAGCTTGGCTCATTGCCTTTAGCATTTCATAAAGCCATTGAAGACACTGTATTCCAAACGTTAAAACAAGGCTTATATGGATGGGAAGTCACTGACATTGCCGTAACATTAACCCATACCGGTTATGCAAGTCCCGTAACGACAGCTGGTGATTTTAGAAAACTAACACCTCTTGTCTTGATGGATGCTTTAAAGCAAGCTGGAACAAATGTATACGAACCAATAAATGAATTTGAATTAACAGTACCAACAAATTCAATTAGCACAGCAATGTATAAATTATCGGCAATACACGCTACTTTTAAAGACCCTGTACTGCATAACAATTCCTTTTATTTAACAGGAACTCTGCCTATGGCCAAAACGGAAAATTTTAAGCGCGGCCTACATTCTTTCACTGAAGGCGAAGGTGTTTTTATCGCTAGATCTTGCGGATATAGTAAAATCGAATCAAATTTCCCGTCGCGAAAACGAGTAGATTATAATCCACTGAATCGAAAAGATTATTTACTACATGTGCTTCGTGCTTATTAA
- a CDS encoding putative quinol monooxygenase yields the protein MIIIHAVFQVDPAKQQAFLEEIQPLIHGSREESGNVSYDLYKDTEKENVYTMVEVWQDAEAVASHNTSEHFTSFVSKANQFLTAPLDVKVYDGQQVNNK from the coding sequence ATGATTATCATTCACGCAGTATTTCAAGTGGATCCAGCAAAACAACAAGCATTTTTAGAAGAAATTCAACCGTTGATTCATGGTTCAAGAGAAGAAAGTGGAAACGTATCATATGATTTATATAAAGATACTGAAAAAGAAAATGTATATACAATGGTAGAAGTTTGGCAAGATGCAGAAGCGGTTGCTAGCCACAATACGAGTGAACATTTTACTTCTTTTGTTAGTAAAGCAAATCAATTTTTGACAGCACCATTAGATGTTAAAGTTTACGATGGACAACAAGTGAATAATAAATAA
- a CDS encoding nitroreductase family protein, which produces MNNVTKINDFTEILTGRRSIRKYDPAVKISKEEMTEILTEATLAPSSVNMQPWRFLVIDSEEGKATLAPLAKFNQLQVETSSAMIAVFGDLQNFDNAEEIYGTAVERGLMPAEVKKAQMQKLSAYFSSVSPEVMKDTVLIDGGLASMQFMLAARAHGYDTCPIGGFEKDKIAEAFGLDKDRYVPVMLISIGKAADSGYKSVRLPIDKIAQWK; this is translated from the coding sequence ATGAATAACGTAACGAAAATCAATGATTTTACAGAAATTTTAACAGGACGTCGTTCAATTCGTAAATACGACCCAGCTGTGAAAATTAGTAAAGAAGAAATGACAGAAATTCTGACTGAAGCAACACTTGCACCATCTTCAGTAAATATGCAGCCTTGGCGTTTTCTTGTAATCGATAGTGAAGAAGGAAAAGCAACGCTTGCACCTCTTGCGAAATTCAATCAACTTCAAGTAGAAACATCTTCAGCAATGATCGCTGTATTTGGTGATTTACAAAACTTTGATAATGCAGAAGAGATTTATGGCACAGCGGTTGAACGTGGGCTTATGCCAGCTGAAGTGAAAAAAGCTCAAATGCAAAAGCTTTCTGCGTATTTCTCTTCAGTTTCACCAGAAGTAATGAAGGATACAGTATTAATTGATGGTGGCCTTGCATCAATGCAATTTATGCTGGCAGCTCGCGCTCATGGATATGACACATGTCCAATTGGTGGTTTTGAGAAGGACAAAATTGCAGAAGCTTTCGGATTAGATAAAGACCGTTATGTACCAGTTATGTTGATTTCAATTGGAAAAGCAGCTGATAGTGGATACAAATCAGTTCGTCTGCCGATTGATAAAATTGCTCAGTGGAAGTAA
- a CDS encoding amino acid permease, which translates to MNSATNQATSTKQSTQGQGELRRGLKSRHLTMISLGGTIGTGLFLASGGVIHTAGPGGALIAYAAIGIMVYFLMTSLAELAAYMPVTGSFSTYATKFVDPSLGFALGWNYWYNWAITIAAELAAVTLIMKFWFPNTPSLIWSGLCLVIMFLLNYLSVKGFGEAEYWFALIKVATVIIFLIVGFMMIFGIMGGEPVGFKNFTVADAPFNGGIMAIIGVFMAAGFSFQGTELLGVAAGETADPERSIPKAIRSIFWRILLFYIFAILVIGLLIPYTTESLAASDVTVSPFTLVFEKAGVAFAASVMNAVILTAVLSAGNSGMYASARMLWDLARQGKAPKFLGKLNSRGVPVNALIATSVVGCAAFLASLFGDGVVYIWLLNASGMSGFIAWVGIAISHYRFRKAYIAQGKDLNDLPYKAKWFPFGPIFAFALCVIVILGQNYGAFIGESIDWNGVLVSYIGLPLFLAMWLGYKFTKKTKVIPLDKCEL; encoded by the coding sequence ATGAATAGCGCAACGAATCAAGCTACCTCTACAAAACAATCTACACAAGGACAAGGTGAATTAAGACGCGGGTTAAAATCTCGTCACCTTACGATGATTTCTCTCGGCGGTACAATCGGTACCGGACTATTTCTTGCAAGTGGTGGTGTCATTCACACAGCAGGGCCTGGCGGAGCTCTCATCGCATATGCGGCAATCGGAATTATGGTTTACTTCTTAATGACAAGTTTAGCTGAATTAGCAGCTTACATGCCTGTCACTGGATCTTTTAGCACATACGCGACAAAATTTGTCGATCCATCACTTGGATTTGCACTCGGCTGGAATTATTGGTATAACTGGGCAATTACCATTGCCGCTGAACTTGCAGCCGTAACATTAATTATGAAGTTTTGGTTCCCAAATACACCTTCCCTTATTTGGAGTGGCCTTTGTTTAGTCATTATGTTTCTTTTAAATTACTTATCTGTTAAAGGGTTTGGTGAAGCGGAATATTGGTTCGCACTTATTAAAGTAGCTACTGTTATTATCTTTTTAATCGTTGGATTTATGATGATTTTTGGTATTATGGGTGGCGAACCTGTTGGATTTAAAAACTTTACTGTTGCAGATGCACCATTTAACGGTGGTATTATGGCAATTATCGGTGTATTTATGGCTGCTGGTTTTTCATTCCAAGGAACTGAATTATTAGGTGTAGCTGCTGGTGAAACTGCCGATCCAGAGCGTAGCATTCCAAAAGCAATTCGCTCAATCTTTTGGCGTATTCTATTATTCTACATCTTTGCAATACTTGTTATCGGTTTATTAATTCCGTATACAACTGAAAGTCTTGCAGCTAGCGATGTAACAGTAAGTCCATTTACACTTGTATTTGAAAAAGCAGGAGTTGCATTTGCCGCTTCTGTTATGAACGCAGTTATTTTAACTGCAGTTTTATCTGCTGGTAACTCAGGTATGTACGCATCAGCTCGTATGCTTTGGGATTTAGCAAGACAAGGAAAAGCACCGAAATTTTTAGGTAAATTAAATAGCCGCGGCGTACCTGTTAACGCGTTAATCGCAACTTCAGTAGTTGGCTGTGCCGCTTTCCTAGCTTCCTTATTCGGCGACGGTGTTGTATATATTTGGTTATTAAATGCATCTGGAATGTCTGGATTTATTGCATGGGTCGGAATTGCTATTAGTCATTATCGTTTCCGAAAAGCATATATTGCACAAGGAAAAGATTTAAATGATTTACCGTATAAAGCAAAATGGTTCCCATTTGGTCCAATCTTCGCATTTGCACTTTGTGTCATTGTCATTTTAGGACAAAATTACGGAGCATTTATAGGCGAGTCTATCGATTGGAATGGTGTACTTGTTTCCTATATCGGCTTACCTCTCTTCCTTGCGATGTGGTTAGGATATAAATTTACAAAGAAAACAAAAGTAATTCCTCTTGATAAATGTGAACTTTAA
- a CDS encoding serine hydrolase, with the protein MGSSAGEMISTADDLNKFFSYLLSGKLLKEQQLKQMLTTVPTEIAELGECGLGIFETKLPNGVSIWGHGGSIPGFLTFAGGTIGGKHTLAVNLNSMGKANSPDPFKNILLAEFSK; encoded by the coding sequence GTATGGGTAGCTCGGCTGGAGAGATGATTTCTACTGCTGACGACTTAAACAAATTCTTCTCTTACTTACTCAGTGGCAAATTACTGAAGGAACAGCAACTAAAACAAATGCTTACTACAGTTCCTACAGAAATAGCTGAATTAGGAGAATGTGGTCTTGGAATCTTTGAAACTAAGCTTCCAAACGGTGTCTCGATATGGGGACACGGAGGTAGCATTCCAGGGTTTCTTACTTTTGCTGGAGGTACAATTGGAGGCAAGCATACGTTGGCCGTCAATTTAAACAGCATGGGTAAAGCTAACAGTCCTGACCCTTTTAAAAATATTTTACTTGCTGAATTTAGCAAGTAG
- a CDS encoding GNAT family N-acetyltransferase, with protein MNVALEIVSTEQLKILKNFYALYLHDLSEFSPTLHPNENGFFEFDAFELICNRDELSPYFITYEEKYVGFLLFAKPPFTAPETDCCINDLFILKAYRGKRIADQAILELLKQHKGTYYVMQLKNNKTAVNF; from the coding sequence ATGAACGTCGCGTTAGAAATTGTCTCCACTGAACAACTTAAAATATTAAAGAATTTTTATGCTCTATATTTACATGATTTATCCGAATTCTCCCCTACCCTTCATCCAAATGAAAATGGATTTTTTGAATTTGATGCTTTTGAACTTATTTGTAACCGAGATGAGCTTTCTCCTTATTTCATTACATATGAAGAAAAATATGTCGGGTTTCTTCTATTCGCGAAACCACCATTCACAGCACCTGAAACAGACTGCTGCATTAACGATCTTTTCATATTAAAAGCGTACCGCGGAAAAAGGATAGCAGATCAAGCAATTTTAGAACTTTTAAAACAGCACAAAGGAACCTATTATGTAATGCAATTAAAAAACAATAAAACAGCGGTGAACTTTTAG
- a CDS encoding DUF58 domain-containing protein: MNYTRIVTVPLFFQHHIIKLTIPVALFLAFYVPSSFLVFPFLFYYLFAYFIYRYTAYIDRHFQIIDKKQTSRLFPDETGNLSIHLQNKAKLPLVNGSCFLHINPTLVPHTTTGVEQISKTLFSFRFSQPAKSEQKWELSFTATKRGVFKIEQFECIIGDPFHIIQVHLPTVDKLKTEIIVYPTLKRVAGLQEIHQLAIGTYKTNFSYFHDESSIVGIKQYERESFRSIHWKASAKMQSLQAKQYEAIKNYSWTISLCLGADRGFGWKENIEDLISYTTYLCQFATEKNIPFELFVSIFTEEGPLHLALNEGHVQYAKALEELARISEDSTLLPRESFLHYLNRKKERSSILFFVGIRKANLPNMMQQTYLITDEGTVEELENLAPLY, from the coding sequence ATGAATTATACACGCATCGTAACTGTTCCATTATTTTTCCAGCATCATATTATTAAATTAACAATTCCAGTAGCTCTATTTCTAGCCTTCTATGTACCTAGTTCATTTTTAGTTTTTCCATTTTTGTTTTACTATTTGTTTGCTTATTTTATTTATCGATATACCGCTTATATAGATCGACACTTTCAAATTATCGATAAAAAACAAACATCACGTTTATTTCCCGATGAAACAGGAAATTTATCGATTCATTTGCAAAATAAAGCAAAACTTCCTTTAGTAAATGGAAGTTGTTTTTTACATATTAACCCAACCTTAGTTCCACATACGACTACTGGCGTTGAGCAAATATCTAAAACTTTATTTTCCTTTCGATTTTCACAACCTGCAAAGTCAGAACAAAAATGGGAATTATCGTTTACCGCTACAAAACGTGGTGTTTTTAAAATTGAGCAGTTTGAATGCATTATAGGTGACCCATTTCATATCATTCAAGTTCATCTACCTACTGTAGACAAATTGAAGACTGAAATTATTGTTTACCCTACGTTAAAACGTGTTGCAGGTTTACAGGAGATACATCAATTGGCAATCGGTACTTATAAAACAAACTTTTCCTATTTTCATGATGAATCCTCTATTGTTGGCATAAAACAATATGAAAGAGAATCATTCCGCTCCATTCATTGGAAAGCATCTGCTAAAATGCAAAGTTTACAAGCGAAACAATATGAAGCGATAAAAAATTACAGCTGGACAATTTCTCTTTGCTTAGGAGCAGATCGTGGGTTTGGTTGGAAAGAAAATATCGAGGATCTTATTTCTTACACGACGTATTTATGTCAATTTGCAACAGAGAAAAATATTCCTTTTGAATTATTTGTTAGCATATTCACTGAAGAAGGCCCTTTACATCTCGCATTAAATGAAGGTCATGTACAATATGCGAAAGCATTAGAAGAACTTGCCCGAATTTCAGAGGATAGTACTTTACTCCCTCGTGAAAGTTTCCTGCACTATTTGAATAGGAAAAAAGAGCGTTCCTCAATACTATTTTTTGTCGGAATAAGAAAAGCTAATTTACCAAATATGATGCAGCAAACGTATCTCATCACTGATGAAGGGACGGTGGAAGAACTTGAAAACTTGGCTCCATTATATTAA
- a CDS encoding DUF4018 domain-containing protein has product MKTWLHYINDFILLLLLCMLTERGAIVHIVLFLTISFICIIFINKIRVNKRTALLVLFFVQIILCYAFSIFSIVSSILLPFFFFIVHAREDITPYHKMLGAFLWFIVSFILHAMKLPSIWELGLFALFILLSLWITSYNKNQKLVRFISIAVIGTASLLFLPLIPYIRIVLSYLLYWVSLGFGYGIEALLSITNPNDATDAIEKLGGSSTDIPPSENYNPFVAQSITATLIGLFAVFVIWRLYKKRKSFHLGNISFYNPNITITEEGILQKQRRITRPPTNAIRKEIFKLEKKLKPPLNRTRGETVDAWMERIQREEDVSIQFDTIIETYNAVRYADQENTALFQQFKEEINKLYTYQKMLKKKKK; this is encoded by the coding sequence TTGAAAACTTGGCTCCATTATATTAATGATTTTATCCTGTTACTCCTTCTTTGTATGCTAACAGAACGAGGAGCAATTGTTCACATCGTACTCTTCCTGACTATTAGTTTTATTTGCATTATTTTCATCAATAAAATAAGGGTTAATAAACGAACCGCCTTGCTTGTTCTCTTTTTCGTACAAATTATACTTTGTTACGCATTTTCTATTTTCTCTATTGTCAGTTCCATCTTACTTCCGTTTTTCTTTTTTATCGTACATGCAAGAGAAGATATTACACCATATCATAAAATGCTAGGTGCCTTTTTATGGTTCATTGTCTCCTTTATTCTTCATGCGATGAAACTGCCTTCTATATGGGAACTCGGACTATTCGCTCTGTTTATTTTGCTGTCGCTTTGGATTACAAGCTATAACAAAAATCAAAAATTAGTTCGTTTTATATCAATCGCAGTAATAGGCACAGCTAGCCTTTTATTCTTGCCGTTGATCCCTTATATACGTATTGTTCTCTCATATCTTTTATACTGGGTATCACTTGGTTTCGGATATGGCATTGAAGCTTTATTATCTATCACAAATCCGAATGATGCTACAGACGCGATAGAAAAGCTAGGCGGTTCCAGTACAGACATACCGCCAAGTGAAAATTATAACCCTTTTGTTGCTCAATCCATTACAGCTACCTTGATCGGTCTATTTGCCGTATTTGTAATTTGGAGGCTTTACAAAAAAAGAAAATCATTTCATTTAGGAAACATCTCCTTCTATAACCCTAACATAACTATTACAGAGGAGGGGATTTTACAAAAACAAAGACGAATTACACGTCCACCTACTAATGCCATTCGCAAAGAAATTTTCAAACTAGAAAAGAAATTAAAACCACCTTTAAACAGAACTCGTGGTGAAACAGTTGACGCATGGATGGAACGGATTCAAAGAGAAGAAGATGTCTCTATTCAATTCGATACAATTATAGAAACGTACAATGCCGTACGATATGCTGATCAAGAGAATACTGCACTCTTTCAGCAATTTAAAGAAGAGATAAATAAACTTTACACCTATCAAAAGATGTTAAAAAAGAAGAAAAAATAA
- a CDS encoding sulfite exporter TauE/SafE family protein, producing MQKLIVFAIIGFFAQLIDGALGMAYGVTSSSLLLMFGIAPAVASASVHLAEVVTTAASGVSHIRFGNVDKYTVSRLTLPGAIGAFVGACFLSNLPGDLIKPYISIFLFTLGVYILLRFIIQKQIVQSNKRMSGKQLIPLGLFAGFVDSTGGGGWGPITTPVLLARGNEARKVIGSVDTSEFPVSLAATIGFFISLGWEQVSWFWVFALMLGGIIAAPIAAWLVRIVPSHLLGVLVGGLIIFTNIRTLLTSFKVDPTIINLSYIAAGLVVIIALFISVRNHSQLTKQNVGYTTGQKRVLP from the coding sequence ATGCAAAAATTAATTGTCTTTGCTATTATTGGTTTTTTTGCTCAACTGATTGATGGGGCACTTGGAATGGCTTACGGAGTAACGTCTTCCTCATTATTATTAATGTTTGGCATTGCACCTGCTGTCGCTTCCGCATCCGTTCATTTAGCTGAAGTTGTTACCACTGCAGCTTCTGGCGTATCTCATATTCGATTTGGAAACGTTGATAAATACACTGTTTCCAGACTAACATTACCAGGTGCAATTGGTGCTTTTGTTGGTGCTTGTTTTTTAAGCAATTTACCGGGTGATTTAATTAAACCGTACATTTCTATCTTTTTATTTACTTTAGGTGTCTATATTTTATTACGATTTATTATTCAAAAACAAATTGTCCAATCAAATAAACGTATGTCTGGTAAGCAACTTATACCACTCGGATTGTTTGCGGGATTTGTTGATTCAACTGGTGGAGGTGGCTGGGGACCTATCACTACACCCGTACTTCTCGCACGTGGAAATGAAGCAAGAAAAGTCATTGGTTCCGTTGATACGAGTGAGTTTCCTGTCTCATTAGCTGCAACTATTGGATTTTTCATTTCATTAGGCTGGGAACAAGTAAGCTGGTTTTGGGTATTTGCTCTTATGCTCGGCGGCATTATCGCCGCTCCAATCGCTGCATGGTTAGTACGAATTGTACCTTCACATTTACTTGGGGTACTCGTTGGTGGACTGATTATTTTTACAAATATCCGGACACTGCTTACATCATTTAAAGTGGATCCAACAATTATTAACCTTTCCTATATTGCAGCGGGTCTTGTCGTTATCATTGCACTTTTCATTTCGGTTAGAAATCACTCCCAGCTTACAAAACAAAACGTTGGATATACGACTGGACAAAAACGAGTTTTGCCTTAA
- the ycaC gene encoding isochorismate family cysteine hydrolase YcaC, whose translation MSDLYSRLSKNDAAVLLVDHQTGLISSLVRDYGVDEFKNNVLALANTAKFFDLPVILTTSFESGPNGPLMHELVELFPGAPKIARPGQINAWDNEEFVKAIEATGKKQLIIAGVVTDVCVAFPALSAVNAGYEVFVVTDASGTFSKQVADAALMRMAHGGVQLMNWFSVAAELHRDWRNDVEGFGALLAKHLPSYQNIMESYMRAQRELSK comes from the coding sequence ATGTCTGATCTCTATTCTCGTCTTTCCAAAAATGATGCCGCTGTTCTTCTAGTGGATCATCAAACTGGTCTTATTTCCAGCCTAGTGCGTGATTATGGTGTTGATGAATTTAAGAACAATGTTTTGGCTCTTGCTAATACCGCTAAGTTTTTTGATTTACCAGTTATTTTAACAACAAGCTTTGAAAGCGGACCGAACGGCCCACTAATGCATGAATTGGTTGAGCTCTTTCCTGGTGCGCCAAAAATAGCTCGGCCTGGACAAATTAATGCATGGGACAATGAAGAATTTGTTAAAGCCATCGAAGCAACAGGTAAAAAGCAACTAATTATCGCAGGGGTTGTTACTGATGTTTGTGTTGCGTTCCCAGCACTATCTGCTGTAAACGCAGGATATGAGGTATTCGTTGTAACTGATGCATCAGGGACTTTTAGTAAACAAGTTGCAGATGCTGCCCTTATGCGTATGGCTCATGGAGGAGTCCAATTAATGAACTGGTTTAGCGTTGCAGCAGAATTACATCGTGACTGGCGAAATGACGTTGAAGGTTTTGGAGCTTTACTTGCTAAACATCTGCCTAGTTATCAAAATATCATGGAAAGCTATATGAGAGCTCAAAGAGAGCTTAGCAAGTAA